TGAGATAAAGCTTCATCACTGAGAGGTTTGAGCCCTCTGTGGTCCTACCTGTGTGATGTTGCCATAATCTTTCATTAGCTTTTACTACTGAGTATGGCTGTAGCAGGAGGAGCCCTGGGTCTCAGACTTAATTATCCCTGTCTGCATGGTGGAAGGGCAGCCAAACATCTCCTCAATGATTGGGACCAATCACACCAATCAAACCTGTATTTTGCCTGTCGGTCCAGTGACACATGTAGCTCAAATAGTTAGGCTGCAGTCTCAACAATCAATTCAATGGCATCATTGTTGTTTCTACTGGTAGACTAACAATCAGACCTTTAAATCAGTAGAGGCCAAAATCAAGGGGACATGAAGAAAATACTTGCAGACGGACATTGAAAAGGCAATCCACCATTCTAGCTGATGGATGATAAGGTATGACCCATGTTAATTCTGTTCAGCTCTCTTTTTGTCTTCTGCTGTAAAATGAGTTCCTTAGTCAGAAGGAGTGTTGTCTGGGATATCATAATTGGAAGTCTGCCCATGAAAGTGGTGCTGGTTGAAGTGTTGCCATCAGGGAAGGAGTCCATATTGCGGTCCCTTCCATGATAGAAGGGGTCCAATGTAATCAATCTGCCACCAGATGGCTGGTTGGAGCCCCCTCCCACCACAAGGAAATGGCACATATTGGGAGTCTGGCACTGGCCTCTGCTACTGGCACATTGGGATTGGACACTCAACTTTTCTGATAGCTACATCAGCCTTGGTGAGGGGAAGACCGTGTAATTGAGCCTATTCAGAGCCTCTGTGCCTGCAACCATGGCCACTTTGTACACAGGATCTTGAGCAAGCTTCTCAGTGGGGCAGGCTAACATTCTTATGTAAGTCATCTTGTTCCCATGATGACTGAGAGCCTTCATCACACTTGATGCCCTCTGTTGGGCATTTATATGGAACACAAATGCATTCACTCCCTGTGGCCATTCCTAAAGGTCCAACCACAAATTACTTCTCTCAAACCTTCTTGTCACCAATACTACAAATTTTGTTCTCTCCAAGTTGCTGGACATCAGATGGTGTAGAGTCATACCTGAGGCCATTTCTCCTTCCAAGCAAAGTGAACAACCAGATACATCACTTGAAATTATGTTCTCAGGGAAGATTTTACTTTTTCACCTCCTTTCTGGTCTACTCCTCTGTGGGGCTGCGATGCTTCAGTAATAGGCTTCTGGCTGGTGCCCTTAGATCATGCAGAGCTATACTGAAACAGACTCCTGACTGAGTAAAGAAACCCACCCTCACCAAAGTGGCTGGGCATCAGCCAATCCTCTGAGGGCCCAAATGGACCAAAAAGGCAAAGGGAGAATTCCCTCTCTTCTTGAGCTAGGACATCCGTCTTTTCTTGCCCTCGAACATTCAATGGAGCTGCTGGTCCCTGGGCCTTTGGACTCCAGGGTTTATACCAGCACCCccggttctcaggcctttgggttAGGACTGAATTATACCACTGGTTTTCCATATTACTGACAGCAGATTGTGGAACTTCTCGGCTTTCATAACTGTGTAGataattcctataataaatcttcTCTTGTAAATATCTATACAcctcctgttggttctgtttctcaggCGGTCCCTGACTGGTACAACCGGTTATAAAGAGGTCCCTAtattagtctgctagggctgccataacaaagcaccactGGCTGGATGGcctcaaaaatgaaatttatttccttacagttctggaggctggaagtcagagaTCAAGGTAATCAGCagagttggtttcttctgaaggcCTCACCTTTGCCGTCGTCTCCATGCGTCTTCACAGGATCTTCCCTCTGGGCCTAtttgtgtcctaatctcctcttcccataaggacaccagtcatgatGGACTAGAGCCCAACTCAGTGACCTTGTATGACCTTAATTACTTGTTTAAAGACCtcgtctccaaatacagtcacattcggTGAtcctaggggttaggacttcaacatatgaatttgggagggacaCAATTTAGTCCATAACAGTCCCCACGAAACCATAGGTGTGGATTGAGAGAGGAAAGGCAGTGTGGCAGGCGCAAGTGCACTGGGAGCGGGAGCCACTGCTCGTGTACCTTACCTGTGCCTTCCGAACTGCTCAGGGCCAATCCCAATACACCACTTCTCCTTCAAGAGCCCTCTGTATTCCTCACTAGCCAAACAGGTCCATCAAACAGGGATGTGACGGGGATCACTACTCTGGAATTTTAAAGTCTTGATGGTGGCCCTAATTTCTGTGAGTCCCCTATGCACGCAGTCTTGGCTTTGGTCTACTCTTTTGACAGTATAATataatggttaagagcatggactctggagccagctTCTGGTTGAAATTCCAGTTCTACCAATTACTAACTGGTGAccgtgggcaagttacttaagatTTCAATGCCTTAGTTTCCTTTTGTGTAAACTGTGTtcaataataatatctactttgTAGGACTGTTTTGAGGAATAATGTGTTACTATGTGTAAAAATGCTAGGAAGAGTGGCACATAGTGTAAGTGCTGTATGCGTGCTGGCTCTTACTGCTATACTTGGAAAGGAGGGTAAGTTCCAGGTTTCTACCTGGCCCTTCCTAACAGAAAAATTCTTCCTCCACAGGTCAGGGAGCCAACGGGGGTGTTTTGCCAGTTACTGGTTCTACCTATTACAACTGTAAACACAGGAAGTGGGGTAATTACCAGACAGCGGGTTTGTACACCCCTTGGCTCCACCATGAGTTGGATTTAGGCCCAAACTCCATTTACCATTTGACCTTCATGAGCTCTCACTCTGCCTGTGGGCAACAGTGGTGCTCTGAGTCCCCAGGATGAGTGTTAGCTCAGAGCCATTGTCTTCTACTCAGAAGCCTCTGATTCAATTTAAATCTATTATCTCTAGACCAATATGgcagttaaaaattatattcctCCCATACATATTAAAAGTGGGTGATTCAGACAGAAAAATCAAGGTGTATGCACTCTGTTGTACATATAAGAAGAGCTAGGAGACTGTAGATTTCCCAAAGATAATAACTTTGGCCTATTTCTACTGTTTTATATTCCATGTCTGGTGTGAGGGAGGAGCccttatttcctttatttaatgCATCCCTGAGGCTGTTTTGTATACTCTGTTTCTCCTAAAGCTATGGTTGAGATTTTATCATTTGCAGGCTGCTTGTGCTGTCCTGCCTGCCTTAggcaaaaattttaatataaaaatgagcaaagggacAAGAGCCTGGGTAGCCTGAGGGGCAAGGAAATGGGGGACGAGAGGGAGCAGCTGCCTAACTCTCCTCTTCCACTGTTGCCACTGCCCCTGGGGTCTCCAGGACCCTTTGGTCCGCATGTGACTTGTAAGCCTTCCACCTGCCTTCCAGTTATCCCCCACACGGGGCCCTCCTTCCTTTTCATGTCACCATGAATGACCAATAAACAGAATATTCAGCCTCAGCTGTAATCAAATATAagcaagttaaaaattaaaataattagaataatgCTTTGCTGGGGAAGGGTATaacttaagtggtagagcacatgcttaccatgcacgaggtcctgggttcaatccccagtacctcctctaagaaatAAATAACTAAGTAAACCTAATTTCTCCCctacaagaaaattaaaaaaaaagaagaagaatgctTTGCTTTTAgattagtaataataaaataatacataataatacgggtgagggtgtggagaagtgAACAGCCTCGTACATTGCCTGAGGGAATGGAAATTGATACGTTTTTGACACAGAAATTGGAAATACTGCTTAAAATTTAGACTGCAAATCTTTTGACAGAGTAGCTCCTTTCATACAAATGCACAAAGATATCTGCCCACATAAATGATGTCTAACCTTGCTAGTAAACAAAAATATGctaattaaaataatgagatatcCTTTTCACCCAATAGAATGTCAAAGATTTAAAAGAACATGGGTGCCCATTGTTAGGAAAGTTGAGGAAGTTCACGGATACAGCAGTACAAggtgtggaagacagtttgacaaTACGTATCAAAATCCTTAAGCAGATGAAAACCTTTTGTTCCAAGAATTCCATCTCTAGGAATGTATCCCAGGGAAATATCAGAGAAGTGTGCAAAGTTATGCATGCAAGGATGTTAATCTCAACATTGTTTatgatcatgaaaaaaaaaaagctgaaaccatccaaatatccatcagttAATTATTGGCCATCCATAAGGAATAATACACAGTATTATTGATCATAAAGAATCAGTATGGAAAGATAAGCAAgatatatcatttatatttaaaaacaactaTCAAGGCAGTATGGTTGTACGATTCCATTTTGGTTTtacgatgtgtgtgtgtgatatatgtAAATAATTACCTTGcttattaaatatgtaaataattgataaaaaaaatataCCAAGCTGTTAATAGTCTTTCTTTCTGGGGGTTGTGATCCTAGGAAATTTACTCTTCTCATAATATATAGTTGTTTCAACGTTCTACAAGCAATCAGTGATAGATAAGACCAACTCCATTTTGGTGATCCACCGCCATTTTGCGACAAGCCTAGCCAACTGCAAGCCACAACTTCCGCCTTCTGCCTGTAAAACCCTCCCCCGACCTGAGTGAGAACTTCTGGTGAGAGAATTCATCCAGCAGgcccctctctctttcccacaGGCCCCTCTCTCTTTCAGACACGCCCCTTTCACTTTCAGGATCCCTTATTTGCATAAAAAAACCCCATCAGCTCTACCCCCAGGCATAAATAACCAAGCCTGTAGGCAGAGAGCGGGCTCCAGTCTAACTGGAGACTGACTGCAGGTTTCTTGCAATAAACCTGACTCTGCCATTGAGCTGTCTCTGATCCTTTCTCTCCGATTCTAACAATCAGTACaacaatattaaaaagaaatttagaaaagttGCTCAGCTTCACTGATAATTAAATGAAtgcaaattagaagaaaaatgaaatggaattatTGTGTAtcatattgaaggaaaaaattcCAAGATTAACACTCAATGTTGTATAGAACCCTGGTCTCTAAACTTCTTTGATCGACCACATGTATTAGTAAAACTTTATGACCTCAAACACTAAATATCTACACTTACATGATTGTGTTCATACATAAAGGTGGGGTATTATTCATACTCTTCTGCCACTTGCAAATTAATGTGTACGATATTCACTGCAGCAATTTTTGGCTTAAGAAAAACGAGAAGCATtcagaatgtccatcaacaggggaCTTGCTAACTGAATTACTGAGCATTATTCGTCATATATATTGGCGTAATAATCCGTCATCAAAGAGAGTTAGGTAGTCGTATATTACTGACATGGTAAAAGCACTCTATCAACATATCGCGTCTGGAAGTATATACAGGAAACAATCTTAGTTcatggcgggggcggggcggggaagCTACCAAGGGAATttgccttccattgttctaattGTGATGTTGACAATTTCTGAAAACTTGTTTGTATAACTTTTCTCATTAGCAGAATACTAAAGatctaaagcaaaaacaaaaacaataaagtcGCTTGCATGATTAAACCAGAATGCACACACGTTCAGAAAAGTAGTAGGTTTGGTGTATTTGTACTAGCTCACAATTGAGGATTGAAAAAATTCCTAAAGGGATTTGAGGCAAGAGGAAATGCATTTACGTTTTCTAAGGTACTCAAGATCGTGCTTATGAAGGAAAATCTCTAACGTTTTGAGCAAGTTTCGTTTTGCTTccgttaaaatttaaaaattaaaaaaaaaagaaagaccacCGGGGTCAGGAAGCTAGGTCTCCCGGGGAAACTGCacgcccctcctccccttcccccctcaccaggctcctccctccccttcctccgcGACCCTGGGCTCCGGATCCCTggcgccccgcccggccccgccccgcgcggCCCCGAGGCGTCTTAGCCCCGCGTTCCCAGCGGGCCACCAGCGGCCCGAGcgctgcaggaggaggaggagggtacCCGCCGTGCAGCGCCGCTGGCATCTGCAGCCGCGCGACCCGCCTCCCGCACCGGTTCCCCCGCATCCGTCCCTCTATCCGTCGGTCGGTTCTGCGGAGCCGGCCGGAAGCCTCGGGCTCTGGGCACTGCATGAGAGGCTACACCAGACCGATgactgcggcggcggcggcggccctgTCCGGGCTGGCGGTGCGGCTGTCGCGCTCCGCCGCGACCCGCGGCTCGTACGGCGCCTTCTGCAAGGGGCTCACGCGCACGCTGCTCACCTTCTTCGACCTGGCCTGGCGGCTGCGCATGAACTTCCCCTACTTCTACGTCGTGGCCTCCGTGATTCTCAACGTCCGCCTGCAGGTACACATTTAGAGCAACTAACTTTGTGGCATTGCAGGGGGCAGGGAGCCCAGCAGGATGGCCGACCTCCACCCACCAACTCACCCGCCCTAGAGCGAAGTGACCAGCTCGCCTCGTGCACAGATTTGCCGGTCTGTCCTTCTATGGCCCCATCTTTTAATATAAATGGGCGGCTAGAAACCATTATTTGCGGAAAGCCTGCAATATAACCCCAGAAGCCTAAGATATAAGGAAAAGCTGAATCccaaggaaatattaaaaatctgaaaatcctCAGAAATAATTGAGAAGTTCTTGCATCCATAAAACAAGACAGCACGAACGCTGGGAAATGACAATGGGCACAAGCTGccctgatggggaaaaaaaaggaaaagttactAACAACTTTAATAAAGATAAACTGTGCAAGAATGGTCCAAATAGAAAGCAAATCTtccaaattagaaaaagaagtgaaTAGACTTCCAACTGAATTGAATAAATTCTAAGAAACAGATGGATGGAGTCAGAAGCTGGAAGAAATTAATCACATGATCTGGAAGGCCTGGATTTCttcaccccaaaagaaaaaaaactatagcAAACGGAAACTAcagggaaaaacaaacatttcaaacTGTACAAGAAAAGTAGTCTTCAAATACGAAGCATCCTCGGATGTGGCCTGTTGTTGAACTGTTGCCAGGAGCCAGAGGAAGGGAATCCGCTTGAACCTGAGCACGTGAATCAAGACTGCAGTCACAGATAAGAAAATGCCATCACAGCATTCAGTTTTGCTTTTCGGTGAACGATGTTTAAATAATCATTACAATGGAAATATTAATTGTGATTTTTCGTTTTTAGAGTAAATCTCTAGGCAAAGCAGGGAGGAAGACAATTACAGTTATAGCACAGAATGGGAATGTTAACCAGCTTTGAAAAGAACAGGCAACAAGTTCTTGGCAGTCAGAGGGGAGGAGATGGAATAGCGGTGTGATTCTCATATGGTATGGGGCCCAGATACTGTCTCTAGTTGAAAGAATAAGACAAGCTTAGgggttatatttttaaagttaacaaAGTAACCAACAGAAGAGTTAAAACTAGTGATACAACCATACGGAGGGGGAGGAGAGCTGAGGGGATGCAGAAAATGTGTCAAGTTAAGAAACAGTAATAAAAGCATATTATTAGGGGAAGTGGAGTTAACCTCTAAACAGACATGTGTAAAAGTTTTTGCCTCTAGGTGGGGGAAGCAAAAGTTGAGAAGGGTGGCAGGGAGTTGCTGCTTTTCATTATATGTCCTTTTGTActggttgatttttttaattctttatatgcatgtattactttgataaaaattaaaactggacACACTGGTTTGGGAAATATCCctggtgttctccttacttgcttcAAGTAataaatctgtccttcacctgcTAGAGAAAtactaaaatttattaaaatgaatttactgcatttagaagaaaattggggggaaggggggttggggagtgacacACGAGTCCAGCTAGATTCTGCCTTCCTATCTTTCTGCAATAGTGGATGCATATCCTAGAATGTTCCTGAATGATCATGTGAAATATGATTTCTTTGCCTTCCAAGCAACCCATAACACCATAAGGAAATGCCTTAAAACTAAAATGGCCAATAATCTTCAGGTAGCCCAGAGCTTCCTCCCTCTACATAACTTTTTATCAGCTAATCTCTGCAATGTCACAGTtaaggtaaaaacaaaacaaaaaatgtgatgtgatttttcaaaactgaaaaatattcaaaacttaaaaattgGACAAGTGCCTTATGATGTTTAGATAAGGTTCTTACATTTTCGTATTGGTCATAATAGCAAGATAGGGAAAATTAACTGCACAACAGGAGCTTGGCTAACTAGAAATAGTCCATCTATGTAATGGGATACCATGTAGACATTAAAACAAGTAATTATATTATATCCACGTGGAATGGGTTTAATAGATGTGACGTCACCTCACCAAAGGCTCaagtgatggagacagagagaaatatacagatattatataacatacatttatatactCCACTTGTTATAGAGAAATAATAATACTTGGAAACACTATTGCACACTTGCCATAACCCATGCAATGtcctaagcactttatatacatcatttcatttaatcctcaacaaCCCagagataggtactattattatccctaatTTTCAGGAGGAGACAAACAGAGAAGGATAGTGGCAGAGCGATGAAATGCTGCCAATAATATTCTCCCTACTAATGTGAGACATTCACTGCTGTGATTAGCTCTTTTCTGTGcactttttaattgaattatcaTTGACTTACAAGGttatttattagtttcaggtgtacaacatagtgattcaatatctttatacattacaaagtgatcaccacTTTTATGGTTAGTTGTTAATTGGCCTCGTTTTTAAATCTTTAGGGTAAAATTCACTACCCAAGTGGGTGGCACGGATCCTGGAATTTGGGGAACACAGAGCTGGGCACTCCATCCCTGCATCCTTGGCTCAGCACTCCCAAGGACAGGTACCAGTGTGCACTAGTGGAGAGTCAATGGAATTCAGAGTCACTTAGGATTTGAATTCTAACCAAAGAAATTGGTTTTAAGGAAATATTAAAAGCATTCTTATAACAATACTTAAATAACAGCAAAATGGTTTCAATGTGGAAATTGTAACTAATTAAATACCACTTTCTCCTCAGAAAACACAGCTCTTTGCCCATTAACAGAAAAAGATCAAATATACACAGTTCTAAATAATTACAGttgaaaattttttaactttcattcaGGTTTTCCTAAAAGTGCCATTCTCTGAAAGTACCAGATGGGAGGGAGCGCCTCTCTTACATATCAGatcaaaaaaattcctttttaacctttactctatcattctccccttcctttctcccagaTCCTCGCCTGACAGAACCAAACTTCCGACTTTACAGGCACAGATGCAGGTTCCAGGCCCTGGACGTCCCTCAGGCTGGTCTACAGCCTGCTCTTGCTGTTGTGACCCTTGACCCCCTTCCTTGGACCCAGTTCCATGACTGCCTTCAAGCTCAGACTGCTTCTGGTCACCTGAATGACTACTGGCATTGGCTCCCTTCTCCAGCAACTCAGAGAGACCTGTTATAGGGGTGGGAGTGGTCAGAGTTGTAAACATGCTGCTTTCAAGACGTGAGTTACCATTGTCCCCACTTTGGGTACTTTTACTGCAAATTGAAGAGCTTTGCTTCAAATCCTTCTTGAATGCTTGGGAGCCTAGAGGTCAAGTTTATAAGCTAAATTTTGTTGAACCAAAGAATCTGAGTGATTCTGGGCAAGGtaacaaagttttaaaaggtGGAGGCTCCGGGACAAGCAAGGATACCCAGTTTTCGGGGGCTTTGCTGGGTACTAATGTCCTTCTATCACTTGTGTTTCTATGCCAATACTCCTGTGTTCTGGAGAAGCGAATCGCTGTGATTTTCAGCAGTTTCCAAAAGGAGGGCAAGTAAGGTAGACAGAAAAGTATTATGGACAGTAATTACCTCCTACTCCTAACATGTACAAACACCCGTCTCCCATTCACATGATTCCAGAAATACTCCCTCCTGGCATCACTTAATGACTCCACGTACCATCAGGAATTACTCAGACAGAAACAACACATACAAACATATCTGGCTATCACAGTCGGAGGGAAGTC
This Camelus bactrianus isolate YW-2024 breed Bactrian camel chromosome X, ASM4877302v1, whole genome shotgun sequence DNA region includes the following protein-coding sequences:
- the SMIM10 gene encoding small integral membrane protein 10, whose product is MAPSLCYPQQAIRVPSNDAKIRVTPQSAAKEEESDASTLMALSLCQAPGFIKIDSWTLRTNPFRDEEIEIQKVRLLPPLPPRPWAPDPWRPARPRPARPRGVLAPRSQRATSGPSAAGGGGGYPPCSAAGICSRATRLPHRFPRIRPSIRRSVLRSRPEASGSGHCMRGYTRPMTAAAAAALSGLAVRLSRSAATRGSYGAFCKGLTRTLLTFFDLAWRLRMNFPYFYVVASVILNVRLQVHI